In the genome of Streptomyces sp. SAI-127, the window CGATCCGGGCCTCGGTGACGCCCAGATCCGGGGCCATGCGGGGCAGCAGACCCGCGGGCAGCAGCTCGGTCAGCACTGCGGTGAAGGCGGCCGTCGACAGGGCGAGGAGCCCGGACCACGGAAGCGGGGCGGACGCGGGCGGGGCTGTGCCCTTGGCCGGGCAGGTGGTGGACATGCGACCATGCTCGGACCTTCACATCAGTGTGAAGGCAAGCGCGAGACTCGGGAGTACGTGATGAGGATCGGTGAACTGTCCCGCCGCACCGGAGTCCCCACCCGGCTCCTGCGCTACTACGAAGAGCAGGGCCTGCTGCAACCGGAGCGCACCGACAACGGCTACCGCGCCTTCGGAGAGGCGGCGGTCCGCGACGTCCAGCAGATCCGCGGGCTGCTGGACTCGGGTCTGACCACGGAGATGATCCGCGCGATCCTGCCGTACCTTTCGGGGCCGGAGGAGATCCTGTTGCCGCCCGAGCACCTGACACCTCGGACCGCGGCCCTTCTGGAGGCCCACGTCGATCGCATCCAGGCCCGGATCGACTGTCTGGCCCGCAACCGCGACCGGCTCAGCGCCTACCTGGCGGCGGTGCGCGCGGAGGCCGGGCGGCCGTAATCGCCATTGCCGCGGAGGCGTCCGGGTGATGAAGTGGGCCCATGGATCATGTTGCGGTACTCGCCCTCTTCGACCGGGACATGCGCGAAGGCGCACAGCCGGACGGTCCCGCTGCCCGTGTCGAGCGGGTCGGCGGGGTGGTCCGCCAGGTCGCCGCCGAGCACGGCTGGAACGGCGTCGTCTGGTCCGACCTGGACGCGTCGAGCGCCGACAAGGCGATCGCCGAGCAGATCGCGTACTACACCGGGCTCGGCCGCGAGTTCGAGTGGAAGCTGTACGGCCACGACCTGCCGTTCGACCTCGGACAGCGGCTCAGGGCGGCCGGATTCACCGCCGAGCCCGAGGAGACGCTGATGATCGCCGAGGTCGCCGACCTCACCCTGGACGTCGATCCGCCCGAGGGGATCCGTTTCCTTCCGGTCACGGACCGGGCGGGTGTCGACCTCGTGGCGGAGGTGCACGAGAAGGCCTTCGGCACCGACAGCTCCCGGCTGCGGCACCAGCTGCTCGCCCGGCTGGACGACCCCGACTCGGTGGTCGCCGTCGTCGCGCTCGCCGGAGACGTGCCGGTCAGCGCGGCCCGCATGGAGCTCGTGCCCGGCACCCGATTCGCCGGCCTGTGGGGCGGCGGCACCGTGGAGAGCTGGCGCGGCCGCGGGATCTACCGCGCCCTGGTCGCCCACCGGGCCCGCGCCGCCGTGGAGCGCGGATACCGCTACCTCCAGGTCGACG includes:
- a CDS encoding GNAT family N-acetyltransferase, yielding MDHVAVLALFDRDMREGAQPDGPAARVERVGGVVRQVAAEHGWNGVVWSDLDASSADKAIAEQIAYYTGLGREFEWKLYGHDLPFDLGQRLRAAGFTAEPEETLMIAEVADLTLDVDPPEGIRFLPVTDRAGVDLVAEVHEKAFGTDSSRLRHQLLARLDDPDSVVAVVALAGDVPVSAARMELVPGTRFAGLWGGGTVESWRGRGIYRALVAHRARAAVERGYRYLQVDALATSRPILERLGFEPLTITQPHVYQP
- a CDS encoding MerR family transcriptional regulator codes for the protein MRIGELSRRTGVPTRLLRYYEEQGLLQPERTDNGYRAFGEAAVRDVQQIRGLLDSGLTTEMIRAILPYLSGPEEILLPPEHLTPRTAALLEAHVDRIQARIDCLARNRDRLSAYLAAVRAEAGRP